The stretch of DNA ATGAAGGGAAAGAAAGTACTAACCATGAGAAACACTGCGTCGGCGTTTGGGATAGACATGAACATGTCTCCTCCTACGTTTTCAATGCTATCGGATTTTGCTGCAACGGCGACGACATGAGGGAGATCAAAGTTGATGCCTCGAATCCATGGGAATGCCTTGACTAAAAGGCTCAAAGCAGTCCCGTTACCACCACCGACATCGACCAGGCTTTCGACTCCGTCGAACACTTCGGGACATCCTTCGATTGTCGCCTGCACCGTCAGTCTAGCATCGCAACCCATGGCGTTGCTAAAGAGTTCTCTAAAGTCGGGGTTCGCCTCGGCGTAGCTCCATATATCTTTCCCATTTGCTACTTCAAATGGTGAGATATTATTGCCCGTTTCAAGGACTCGAGCACTAAGACTATGCCAGGGTGCTAAGCAAGTAGGGCTGGACATGAGCAATATGAAAGCAGCCATGGATTTTTCTCCACGTTTTATCAAAAGTCGAGACAATGGTGTCGATGAGAAGCCTACAGTGTGTTGGTTGATGGGTTCCTGTTTGAATATTCGGTCGTGGACCATGAAACTCATAATGCGATGAAGACGCGACGGTTCGCATCGGAGGGCAGTGGCTAGCTCGGATAGTGGCATAGGGCTTCCATAGTTTTCAATAGTGTCGGCAATCCCAAGCTCAATGGCACATTTAACGACAGCTATTTTAGCATATCCTAACACATAATTCCAAATCTTTATTTCAGCTCTAGCTTCTTCCTTTACTGTCACTTCCATATCTCCCAtctcaactttttattttattttattttagaacttTTGGCAACTCTATGCCCAAATCTTGACCACGAAGCTACGATTTATAGAAGCAAAGGTATTGGTTTACTACGTCACAGTTCTTGAATTTGAAAATATCTTGTCAAATATGCTCCTAGCCACAAAACAATTATTagattaatttggtaaaaaaattaCAGTCCAATTATTTGAGGTGTACCAAATAGTATACGTTAACTTTTACCATAATGTACTTCAATAGCAATTTatgaatttaatctttatatattttttattgattaatttcTGTCACATTTCAAAAATCGAGTTAGAAAAAAATGGATTAGTGAACCAAGAATTCACACACCATGacttctaattaaaattttgtaaaattatgataaaaatgaattattagcTTAATAGttaaaagagaaaataagaaGAGAGTCTAATTAGGTTAGAGACTTGAGTTATGGTTCGTGGGATATTTTTTTCATGCCTTTGACTTTTCCTGCCCACTGCTTTGTTTATGTGGTAGTGGGTATATGTGTGTGatgggttttttacaaaattattataaaaaaataaaaaataatcaaaatgttatcttttttttatttattaaaatattataaatatttttatttatcaaaatataccaaaaaaaaacctgaaaaaaaaaaacttgacaaCAGCCTGACATGCAAAGAGATTGgtggcaccaaaggtgccaaagaGATTGGCCTGACCGGACTAAAATGTAACTCTCTGCAGTTTTAAGGACCTGAcgtgcaaatttaccattttgaattttgaaagtgaattgctACTGTGCGTGTGGgcgcactaaaattgaaatgtggctaattatcttctaagccctccttatttattattttctttttattccctttcaactcacttttttatttaataaacaagccctcaacctatttttgtagttaaataagctcttaatctatgatttttactcataaaagccctttattttattattaaagtaaatatattttacttctcctaaatttttactcataaaagctcttaatctatgatttttactcataaatttTTACTTCtccttaaaaacatttttttcctaaaaacatTTTTTGAAACATTACTAAACTAAGCCTAAAAGCAATagtttattaaagtaaaatagagttattac from Gossypium hirsutum isolate 1008001.06 chromosome D04, Gossypium_hirsutum_v2.1, whole genome shotgun sequence encodes:
- the LOC107898009 gene encoding acetylserotonin O-methyltransferase — protein: MGDMEVTVKEEARAEIKIWNYVLGYAKIAVVKCAIELGIADTIENYGSPMPLSELATALRCEPSRLHRIMSFMVHDRIFKQEPINQHTVGFSSTPLSRLLIKRGEKSMAAFILLMSSPTCLAPWHSLSARVLETGNNISPFEVANGKDIWSYAEANPDFRELFSNAMGCDARLTVQATIEGCPEVFDGVESLVDVGGGNGTALSLLVKAFPWIRGINFDLPHVVAVAAKSDSIENVGGDMFMSIPNADAVFLMWVLHDWDDEECIKILKKCREAIPEDKGKVIIVEAVLEEDKEGDELGGVGLMLDTALMAITNKGKERTLKEWSYVLRQSGFTRFNVKPTRAVQFVIEAYP